A single genomic interval of Deinococcus misasensis DSM 22328 harbors:
- a CDS encoding L-serine ammonia-lyase, iron-sulfur-dependent, subunit beta has translation MTLDDILKAPSPASQWVLDTDCEENGLEPEDVKQVMRARIQEMRDSIERGLKTDAKSITGMVGWNAKGLWDAPDALNAPLIKRVQAYAMAVNEENARMGRIVAAPTAGSAGTIPGALIGVADHLGIEDEKLVMPLVLAAGIGKAISRQMYISGSAGGCQAEIGSSAAMAAAAVTELLGGDSRACVHAAALALMNTIGLVCDPVGGYVEVPCVSRNAFFAVHAVSSAQLALAQLESFIPPDEVITAMAQVGRMMPLQLKETAEGGLAQTPFAQGYLKDLEQSQK, from the coding sequence ATGACCTTAGACGACATTCTGAAAGCCCCATCCCCCGCAAGCCAGTGGGTGCTGGACACCGATTGTGAAGAAAACGGCCTTGAACCAGAGGACGTCAAGCAGGTCATGCGTGCCCGCATTCAGGAAATGCGTGACAGCATCGAACGTGGCCTGAAAACCGATGCCAAAAGCATCACCGGCATGGTGGGCTGGAATGCCAAGGGTCTCTGGGACGCTCCAGATGCCTTGAATGCTCCCCTGATCAAACGGGTTCAGGCTTACGCCATGGCCGTCAATGAAGAGAATGCCCGCATGGGACGCATTGTGGCTGCACCCACCGCTGGAAGTGCCGGAACCATCCCCGGAGCTTTGATCGGGGTGGCAGACCACCTTGGCATCGAAGACGAAAAACTGGTGATGCCTCTGGTGCTGGCTGCAGGCATTGGCAAAGCCATCTCAAGGCAAATGTACATCTCTGGATCTGCTGGAGGCTGTCAGGCTGAAATCGGCTCCAGTGCAGCCATGGCTGCTGCTGCCGTCACCGAACTGCTGGGAGGAGATTCCAGAGCCTGCGTTCACGCAGCTGCCCTTGCCCTGATGAACACCATCGGCCTGGTGTGTGATCCAGTGGGTGGCTACGTGGAGGTGCCCTGCGTGTCCAGAAACGCATTTTTTGCCGTCCATGCGGTCAGCAGTGCCCAACTGGCTCTGGCCCAACTGGAAAGCTTCATCCCACCCGATGAAGTCATCACGGCCATGGCGCAAGTCGGACGCATGATGCCCTTGCAGCTCAAAGAAACCGCCGAAGGGGGCCTTGCACAAACACCCTTTGCGCAGGGATACCTCAAGGATCTGGAACAGTCCCAGAAATAA
- a CDS encoding CHRD domain-containing protein, giving the protein MKTVHFAAALLALGLASCNQSAPTLPGLPTYTANLSHLKEVPAPTVPDKYAGTGSAKVVWDGKKATVTGSYSGLTGAATMAHIHEGEAGQTGGPVCTLKITPDAKDATKGTLSNDGDCVLNEDKLRFGFYYVNVHTDQNKPGEIRGQLTK; this is encoded by the coding sequence ATGAAAACCGTTCATTTTGCTGCTGCACTGCTGGCTCTGGGACTGGCTTCCTGCAACCAGAGCGCCCCAACCCTTCCCGGTCTGCCCACCTACACCGCCAATCTGAGTCATCTCAAAGAAGTGCCTGCTCCCACTGTGCCTGACAAGTACGCTGGCACCGGCTCTGCAAAGGTGGTCTGGGATGGCAAGAAAGCCACCGTGACCGGCAGTTACTCTGGCCTGACCGGTGCAGCCACCATGGCCCACATCCATGAAGGTGAAGCCGGACAGACAGGTGGCCCTGTGTGCACCCTCAAAATCACCCCGGATGCCAAAGATGCCACCAAAGGCACCCTTTCCAACGACGGAGATTGTGTGCTGAACGAAGACAAACTGCGTTTTGGCTTCTATTACGTGAATGTGCACACCGACCAGAACAAACCCGGCGAAATCCGCGGGCAACTGACCAAATAA